A segment of the Xenopus tropicalis strain Nigerian chromosome 6, UCB_Xtro_10.0, whole genome shotgun sequence genome:
AGCGCTCCTCATCAGGAAAAACACAGGATATAAGTGGAAGTCTCCATGTTATGGTCAGAAAAATTCCTGCATTTTCAATTGATGGAGAGGGAGCAGTGAAACTGAATGAGAATGAGAAGGAAATTGTGAGCAACTTCAACTGTAGGTTCCATGGGGACTTTGCTTTGGACAAAAACCCAGTCACTTTTGAAGATGCCATTAAGGTCTATGCCAGCCTGCCAACCCTGTTGGGGGAGAATGGGGAGAAGGCCGTGCCTATGAAGGTCTGGCTGTATCCGCTGAGTAAACTCGATACCAGAGCTGCTCGGGTTTCTCGACAGATTAACGAGAAACTTATTTTGGGGGTTGAAGAGATCCTGCAGCAGATGGCAGAGGTTGACATGCAGTGTAATGATTTGCTGAGACACCCGGCCGCAGTCACTTTCCCTGATATCAAGAACAAGATCAGCAAATTTAGGGACCTCTGTCAGCAATTCACTATTACATTTCAGAAACAGCTGGCCAAAGCCCTACCTGCTATTCGCCGGGGGAAATTACAGGAGACTGTCCTGGCAGAGATCTTATTGAGATGCCAACAATCACCATTTGGGAAGGTCCACATTGAAGAGTTTCTGAGCAGAAAACAAGAGGAAATAAATATTGTGGGTTCCTACATGAGTTGTTTAGCAAATATCCCCACGTTCCCCTCAGAAGAGGACGTCAATCAGGTGTTTTTTGATCCCATGGTTGAGTTTGTAATTGGTTTCAACTTTACTTCATTAAAAGAAGAAGATCTCTATGTTTCTGATCTGAGCCACTGGCTACAAACTGATACTCTGATAAGTGCAGGGAAGGTCTATGAGAAAAAGGAGGTCACACCATGGTTCAAAGACAAAGATGTACAAATCAAGGGAAGAAAATATGTAAGAACATTTAAGGAATTTGCTCATAATAATGAAGGTAAAATACATTCCCGATTTATTGTGTCATCTACCCTGGACCTGCAGAATCGTGGATTTTCCATTTACCTATATGCATCTGATGAGTTAGTGAGCAAAGTCTTCGAGCCTCCAGCTAAACCCAACCTCCCAATTATCAGCAGTAAGGCCCATGATAGTATTGAGCTCACCCTTAATCCTGCTGACTTTGGGAAGGGATTTATAGAAAGTTACATCGTTGAATACAGGGAGGCCGGACAGAATAGCTGGTCTAGTCTCAGAACAGGCAGCAATGTTGTTAGGGTCACAGGAttaaagcccaatacaaagtatCAGTTCCAATATCGGGCAGTGTGTAAAGCAGGAGTCAGTGCAGTCAGTGATGTTACTAAAGAGGAGCCAACCCTTCCCACCAATCCTACCAAGGACATTAACAAGATCAAAATGAATCTCCTTGGCAGCAGCACTTTACTACGTGAAACAAAACCTTCTGTGTATCAGCTCCCATCCCAGTTCAGTAATAAGGGATATCGCAAGTACCATTTAGGGCAGAAAAATCCAGGGAAACCAAAGAAAGTGGCTTTATTAGTTGGGGCTACAGGCTCAGGGAAAACAACATTGATCAATGGAATGGCCAACTACATCCTGGGAGTGGACTGGGAAGACGACTTTCGGTTTAAACTTGTACACGAGGTCACTAACCAGTCTGAAGCTCACAGCCAGACGTCTGAAGTCACAGCCTACGTCATTCACCATCATGAAGAATACAGAATTCCTTATTCCCTCACCCTGATAGACACCCCAGGATTTGGTGACACTCGGGGGATAGAGCAGGATAAAAAGATCACAGCAGCTATAGACAGATTCTTTTCAAGTAACCATGGCATTGACCAGATCGATGCCGTGTGCTTTGTAGTTCAGTCCTCTTTGGCTCGTTTAACTCATtcccagaaatatatttttaatgcagtgttttctATTTTTGGAAAGGATATTAAGGACAACATCATGGTTCTCGTCAACTTCTCAGATGGGGAAAGACCCCCAGTTCTAGATGCAATTAAAACCGCTGAGGTTCCCTGCCCTCTGGACCTGAACGGGGACCCAGTTCACTTTAAGTTTAATAACTCAGCCCTGTTTGCCGATAACCAGCCAAGCAATTACAGTTTCAATCAAATGTTCTGGGCCATGGGGGCATCAAGCATGAACACATTTTTCCAGTCCATGAATCAAAAAGAAGCCAAAAGTCTTAGGCTGACCAAGGAGGTTCTTCAGGAACGAAAACATTTGGAGATTTGCCTTCAGGCTTTACAGCCACAAATTAAGGCTGGGCTGCTGAAATTAGAAGAACTAAGGAAAACAGAGTTGGCTTTGCAGCAGAACAAGGATCTTATGAATGCAAATAAGGATTTTGAATATGAAGTAGAGATAAATGTTTCTGTAAAGGAGGAAGTCAATGGTTACTTCATTACCAACTGTGCAAAATGCCATTTTACTTGCCATGGTAACTGCGCTTATGACGATGACAAGGACAAAATCCACTGTTCAGCTATTACAAATGGCTACTGTACCATGTGCCCGGGCAAATGTGTCTGGAGTGTGCATCACAATCAAGCATACAAGTTCAGTTATACgacaataaaagagaaaaagaccTACGCCGAGCTGAAAGCAAAGTATGAAGAAGCTTCTGGGGAGATTATGAATGCAGAGAAGATATTCCAAAAGCTTGAGGATGACTATTGTAATGTACAAGCTGTTGTGCTGGTACTTATTGACAAATCATCCCAGAGCCTCAAGCGCCTGGAGGAAATTGCCCTCAGACCCAACCCCCTGACGGCCACTGAATACATCGACCTGATGATACAGAGTGAGGAACAAGAAGCCAAACCTGGGTTTCAGGAGAGGATCCAGTCCCTAAAGGCAGTGAGAGAAGATGCAGAGATCATCAGGAAGATCAGCAGTGGGGAGGAACTACTCCCAGAGCAGTATTTACAAGAACCAAAAACAgtgaagaaaaaaggaaaattaattcAGTATATTAAGGGCAAGTCACTAAGTGCAATAGATACTGTTTCCTCGTTTTTTAGCTTTTCAGATTAGAGAGGAAGGGGCTGTACACATCAAGATTATAGAATATTAATTCCTTACTGATTGTGTCAGGGGGGGAACCTCCTTACATGCACTCATACCTGGGTCTtgtatgattggctgctgttgggtACGGGGTGGGGGTACAATAGGAAATCATCTAATATgattcttatatataaaaaacatgacAGTTTCTGTTTGTTGTTATATTAAACAGTACAGAATACGTCTAATAAAGAATGATTCTCATTTCACTTCATTCTGCCTCTTGGTTTTTTCAGAGCTGCTCAGGGGAGACTCATTCACATTATTCCCCcaaataaaggggatataaaccctgcggcacagcgcggctcagccaaacgttactcagctgttgccggactacaaatcccagaataatgtaacatataatgaagggtgaggcatgctgggagctgtagtccagcaacatcagggctgtattcttaaagcaatattgcccaataaaactttcccagctctctagggcccgcattggcagcattgaaatgcaaaagaatcccccaatgagaatcccagctgatgtgagtaaatccggctccctgttctctgttcctgcaattggagttgggagcaataagcacagtttcccagcactgaacaagtctgtccctttatccccatgtctgattcctgtgccatataatgacaggaaaatgccatcattatctctatatgtaaggtaatatctaaatggctgatatagtgctgggaacctgATTAGCATTGTCATTGGTCAATACtcgtgtatatatattttttttccttcaacctccatagagaactaggtggaacctacaaattatcccattggcacagagacaaaAACACATTCTACAAACAACTCTCTCtgacactcacattacactgaccaaagcaaagggttgctgagcagcctgggggtgccatacagactgggggcgccatacagactgggggcaccatacacagcctgggggcgccatacacagcctgggggcgccatacagcctgggggtgccatacagcctgggggtgccatacagactgggggtgccatacagactgggggttccatacagactgggggtgccatacagactgggggttccatacacagcctgtttataatagtgagacacaaactctgagctcagtgtcagtcactttgcatcctgggaaggaacatagtgtttgtgcagaggttcccctgtacatgttgttctgcctatacacctactggcacagtttggcctctccccgtgtgtaatgcacacacacccccatgcaactgcttcataaacactttgtgtgaggttattgggctgatgggcactaaagtgaataatattctgtaccttagccctgggggggggggagtgtaaggggcagatacactcactgtgttacatacagagaagttattgggctgatgggcactaaagtgagtaatattctgtaccttagccctgggggggagtgtaaggggcagatacactcactgtgttacatacagagaagttattgggctgatgggcactaaagtgaataatattctgtaccttagccctgggggggggggggggggggtgtaaggggcagatacactcactgtgttacatacagagaagttattgggctgatgggcactaaagtgaataatattctgtaccttagccctggggggggagtgtaaggggcagatacactcactgtgttacatacagagaagttattgggctgatgggcactaaagtgaataatattctgtaccttagccctgggggggggggagtgtaaggggcagatacagtcactgtgttacatacagagaagttattgggctgatgggcactaaagtgaataatattctgtaccttagccctggggggggggagtgtaaggggcagatacagtcactgtgttacatacagagaagttattgggctgatgggcactaaagtgaataatattctgtaccttagccctgggggggggtgtaaggggcagatacactcactgtgttacatacagagaagttattgggctgatgggcactaaagtgaataatattctgtaccttagccctggggggggagtgtaaggggcagatacactcactgtgttacatacagagaagttattgggctgatgggcactaaagtgaataatattctgtaccttagccctggggggggagtgtaaggggcagatacactcactgtgttacatacagagaagttattgggctgatgggcactaaagtgagtaatattctgtaccttagccctggggggggggggtgtaaggggcagatacactcactgtgttacatacagagaagttattgggctgatgggcactaaagtgaataatattctgtaccttagccctggggggggggggggtgtaaggggcagatacactcactgtgttacatacagagaagttattgggctgatgggcactaaagtgaataatattctgtaccttagccctgggggggggggggggtgtaaggggcagatacactcactgtgttacatacagagaagttattgggctgatgggcactaaagtgaataatattctgtaccttagccctgggggggggggtgtaaggggcagatacagtcactgtgttacatacagagaagttattgggctgatgggcactaaagtgaataatattctgtaccttagccctggggggggagtgtaaggggcagatacactcactgtgttacatacagagaagttattgggctgatgggcactaaagtgaataatattctgtaccttagccctgggggggagtgtaaggggcagatacagtcactgtgttacatacagagaagttattgggctgatgggcactaaagtgaataatattctgtaccttagccctgggggggggggggtgtaaggggcagatacagtcactgtgttacatacagagaagttattgggctgatgggcactaaagtgaataatattctgtaccttagccctgggggggggggagtgtaaggggcagatacagtcactgtgttacatacagagctcagtatttgggatcattacaagggggaaagtcacccaataaggattcagctaaagtctctccccaagctcaaagtgccagacaggactgtgattggttggcctgtatgcatgtagggaacaggcagagactagagcaagcaggcaggggaaagaagaatattgtgagtcgctccctaagctcagtgacatcagccaagagcagactgagcatgtgcagtagttgggcaaaagatggagagctactgggggcatcttcaggggcatggggctttatttctatagagctttgggggctttgggctggtacaggggctcagaactcacagctaaacatttctagccatattcttttttagattttagttgtcctttaaactaACACCCTTTTCCACCCCCCTACAAACAtgacatg
Coding sequences within it:
- the LOC116411664 gene encoding uncharacterized protein LOC116411664; its protein translation is MSDRSSHEGSMPVEIPALGRPFSLGALYNCHDDQLIPGVTLWDVEALNKDVVVQSQENTSFEIIASDSLSDKSSAMNISASLKASFLSGLVDVGGSATYLNDTKTSKHQDRVTLKYSRTTRFEHLTMNQLGIQNVTYHDVFEKGTATHVVTGILYGAKAFLVFDSERSSSGKTQDISGSLHVMVRKIPAFSIDGEGAVKLNENEKEIVSNFNCRFHGDFALDKNPVTFEDAIKVYASLPTLLGENGEKAVPMKVWLYPLSKLDTRAARVSRQINEKLILGVEEILQQMAEVDMQCNDLLRHPAAVTFPDIKNKISKFRDLCQQFTITFQKQLAKALPAIRRGKLQETVLAEILLRCQQSPFGKVHIEEFLSRKQEEINIVGSYMSCLANIPTFPSEEDVNQVFFDPMVEFVIGFNFTSLKEEDLYVSDLSHWLQTDTLISAGKVYEKKEVTPWFKDKDVQIKGRKYVRTFKEFAHNNEGKIHSRFIVSSTLDLQNRGFSIYLYASDELVSKVFEPPAKPNLPIISSKAHDSIELTLNPADFGKGFIESYIVEYREAGQNSWSSLRTGSNVVRVTGLKPNTKYQFQYRAVCKAGVSAVSDVTKEEPTLPTNPTKDINKIKMNLLGSSTLLRETKPSVYQLPSQFSNKGYRKYHLGQKNPGKPKKVALLVGATGSGKTTLINGMANYILGVDWEDDFRFKLVHEVTNQSEAHSQTSEVTAYVIHHHEEYRIPYSLTLIDTPGFGDTRGIEQDKKITAAIDRFFSSNHGIDQIDAVCFVVQSSLARLTHSQKYIFNAVFSIFGKDIKDNIMVLVNFSDGERPPVLDAIKTAEVPCPLDLNGDPVHFKFNNSALFADNQPSNYSFNQMFWAMGASSMNTFFQSMNQKEAKSLRLTKEVLQERKHLEICLQALQPQIKAGLLKLEELRKTELALQQNKDLMNANKDFEYEVEINVSVKEEVNGYFITNCAKCHFTCHGNCAYDDDKDKIHCSAITNGYCTMCPGKCVWSVHHNQAYKFSYTTIKEKKTYAELKAKYEEASGEIMNAEKIFQKLEDDYCNVQAVVLVLIDKSSQSLKRLEEIALRPNPLTATEYIDLMIQSEEQEAKPGFQERIQSLKAVREDAEIIRKISSGEELLPEQYLQEPKTVKKKGKLIQYIKGKSLSAIDTVSSFFSFSD